From Drosophila yakuba strain Tai18E2 chromosome 2L, Prin_Dyak_Tai18E2_2.1, whole genome shotgun sequence, one genomic window encodes:
- the LOC6528765 gene encoding protein Wnt-2, protein MWKIHNKLLIYMLWIMEIRLVSSFTSAMLCGRIPGLTPGQRNMCREMPDALIALGEGHQLGAQECQHQFRGHRWNCSEVWQRNVFAHVIPTASREAAYTYAIASAGAAYAVTAACARGNISTCGCDVRHKATPTGGGTPDEPWKWGGCSADVDFGMRYARRFMDARELERDSRTLMNLHNNRAGRTLVKKMLRTDCKCHGVSGSCVMKTCWKSLPPFRLLGDRLMLKYQKAKTVQAVKGKRGLRLVLSRKKHAGTARAQKPVLDWPKRMELIYLEASPNYCERSLQTGSQGTAGRTCQRTGHGPQSCDLLCCGRGHNTQHIRRTTQCRCQFRWCCEVKCDECDESYEEFTCK, encoded by the exons ATTAGTGTCCAGCTTTACATCCGCCATGCTCTGTGGCCGGATTCCCGGCCTGACCCCGGGCCAGCGCAATATGTGCCGCGAGATGCCCGACGCCCTGATCGCCCTGGGCGAGGGCCACCAACTGGGCGCCCAGGAGTGCCAGCACCAGTTCCGGGGCCACCGCTGGAACTGCTCGGAGGTGTGGCAGCGCAACGTCTTCGCCCATGTCATACCCACAG CTTCGCGTGAGGCTGCCTACACCTATGCGATAGCAAGTGCCGGAGCGGCGTACGCGGTGACCGCCGCCTGTGCCCGCGGCAACATCTCCACCTGCGGCTGTGATGTGCGGCAcaaggccacgcccactggcgGAGGTACGCCCGACGAGCCTTGGAAGTGGGGTGGCTGTTCGGCGGACGTGGATTTCGGGATGCGGTATGCGCGCAGATTCATGGATGCCCGCGAATTGGAGCGGGACTCCCGCACGCTGATGAACCTGCACAATAACCGGGCAGGAAGAACG CTGGTCAAGAAGATGCTGCGCACGGACTGCAAGTGCCATGGCGTCAGTGGCTCCTGCGTGATGAAGACCTGCTGGAAGAGCCTGCCGCCCTTTCGTCTGCTCGGCGATAGGCTCATGCTGAAGTatcaaaaagccaaaactgTTCAAGCCGTCAAAGGCAAACGTGGACTGAGATTAGTATTAAGCAG AAAGAAGCATGCCGGCACCGCCCGTGCCCAGAAACCGGTCCTCGATTGGCCGAAGCGCATGGAGCTCATCTACCTGGAGGCGTCGCCCAACTACTGCGAGCGGAGTCTGCAGACGGGCAGCCAGGGCACCGCCGGCCGCACCTGCCAGCGGACCGGCCACGGCCCCCAGAGCTGCGACCTGCTctgctgtgggcgtggccacaaCACGCAGCACATTCGGCGGACGACGCAGTGCCGCTGCCAGTTCCGCTGGTGCTGCGAGGTCAAGTGCGACGAGTGCGACGAGAGCTACGAGGAGTTCACCTGTAAATAG